The nucleotide window CTGCTTTTTTTCGTGTTTAGCTTTCATAAAAGTTCACCCATGACTAAACATGAAGTTCTAACATCTGCTCTAACCATGCGACGGCAACTTCTTCTGGTAAATGCCCTAATTCCAAGGCAATAGCCTCAATCTTGCATTGAACAGATTGAGGCACATGAACTTTTCTTACTGATCCACTATATGTCATATATAGTGGCTTCATAACACTCCCACAAGTTTTCATGGGCGCATGATCTTGCGTTTTCTGGTTCTTGGATTGAGCCGATGCTACCATATATTCGGTTGTTGATATTACTCGTCGAAACGGATTCTAGTGCTTCTTAATGTCCACTCGCGGTTGAATCGCTCGTCCCGCTCGCGGAGCATTGGAACGACCCATGCCCGCAGAACCATGGAAACAGAGCATCCCTTTTCTCGCGCCGTGCGCTCCAGCGCTTCATCGATGATGAGAGGCCAAGAGACTGTCCGGCACTTGTTGTCTGACTTGCTGGCGTTGATGTTTGGTGTGTTCATAATGTGCGTTAAACTGCATTGCACACATTCCATGTGATGCAAAGCAAAATAAGAGACCGCGCGGGCAAAGTCAATGTCTAATCAAAATATTTCTTCATGGGGGTTCATTGGCGATTTGCCTAGGTAAATCGCCAATTGTTAAAACGGACGTTTCACATAATTGAAAAAAACTTTGTAGGGAAACACCCCATGCGCCGCCACTTGGCCCCCACCCCTTTGACACGCCGCGCGCCCATGCGTGGCAACGATCACTCGGCGGTGGAAACGGTGGATGGCAGTATCCTGCACGCATGGCCATTTGGCCGATCCGCGCGCAACGGCGGCAATGCTCAAGTTTCGTTCGGCATACAAACCGCAAGCCTGCCTGCATCTTGGAGACTTCACCGACATGGCCGCGCTGCGCGCGGGGGCAAGGCGAGATGCCGATGATCCCGACCGCGCGGAGAGCATGGCGGATGACTTGCTCGCTGGTCTGTCATTCCTGCGCGAGTTGGAGCCGACCCACATTCATTTGGGCAACCATGAAGACAGGCTTTGCTCTCTTGCCCATAGCGGCAACGCCGTAGTGTCCTACGCTGCGGGCCAAGTGCTGGGACGCATTGATGACGCAGCCAAGGCCATGCGCGCCAAGGTTGTGCCTTATGACGGTCTGCGGCCAAGCGCCTGCACGCAGCTTGGCGACACGCTGTTCCTGCACGGAACTTTATTCAACGTCAGCGCAGCCCGCGACCACAGTGAGGCGCTCGGAATGTCATGTGTGTTCGGTCACACGCACCGGGTGGCGCAAGAGGCTGGCCGCTGCCAGCGCCCGGTTGTGGGCTATAACATCGGGTGCGGAATTGATTTGAACGTCGGGTATGCCAAGGGCAGAAGGCAAACCCTTGGATGGGCGCACGGTTTCGGGTTTGGCGAATACTGTGACAACGCTTGCACGGTCAACCTTGTCACGCTGTCGCCCCACTACCGCCTGCCCCTATGAGCCGCCAATTAACCAACGTCACCAAAGGCTTTGCGGCGACATTAACTAACGCCAAAAAAAGCAAAAAATTGGCAATGGTTAATGCGCCAAAGGGGGGGGGCAAATTGTCCCCCCCCTTGCCCGATACCGACCTTGCCAAGTGGTGCGAGGCGCTTGCCTCCGTCAGTTCGGGCCGTTGCGGGTCACGCGAAACTTCTGCCGCTCGCAGCGGCCTTCCGCGATCAAGCGGGTGAGCTTGGTGCGCAGGGTCGTGTCGCTCTCTCGCGTTTCCCGCCACAGGGCCGCGTAAACGCGGGAAACGCACTCCCACGATGCGCTTCAAACTCGACGGCCAATGGTGGCGACAAGTTCACTTATTAAAGTCTGGCTTCACTTTGTTGAATAGACGCGCGTCTTATTAAAGGTCGGGGCGGGGCCGGGCATTGAACCCGCAAAAGGAGGCCCGGCGACAAGCGCCGACCACCTACCCCGCCAAATTAAACAGGCAACTCGAAGTGCGGTCGGTCGGGCGTTTTCCAGCGTCCACCCCACACAAGCCCAAGGCTCTCGCCAATCTCGCCTGCCCGGTCGTAGTGCTTGGATTCCCATACGGGATTTTTCCCGTGGAACAAGGTCAAGTCGATGGCCCGCCCGCCGATGTGGCGGCTGCGACGCGTCCATGTCACGACCGGCCCCGGCTTTGTGCGTCCTTGGGCAAATAAAGCATCCTGCTCGGCCTGCGTGCGTGCGCCGCTGGTGACTTTGAACGTCAGCCCTTCGTCGGCAAGACGCTTGAGAAGTTTGCGCCCGAGTGTTTGCAGTTCGGGTTTAACGGTTGCAAGGTTCCGCGCGGATCTCGGATCAAGCTGCCACCCGTCACTTGCCTTTGGTGCGATTGTTGCGCTTGTCGGCTTCTGCGTGGATGCGCTGATGCGCTGCGGCGAGGACTTCGGCAAGGTCGGAGAGGTCAAGTCGCTTGACGATGGCAAGGGCGACGGCGCGGAGGTCTTGTTGCGGCCATTTCTTAATGCCGCGAATGAGGCTTTCAACCATTGGAATAAGTTCACTTTGATAAAGATTTAGGCTCGGGCAGTTGCCGACTCAGCGCGGCTTTCAAGACGCCCTGCCAGTTCGGCTCCCACTTCGCCGTCAGTTGCACGCGCATCCGCCCCAGTTGGCCCGTCTCCATGTTGCCCATCGGTGCAGGCGGCACGGGAAACGACACGCATCCGGCGAGCAAGAGCGCCGCGACCAGCGCAAGGGTGCGCATTATTTCGATGCGTCTTTGGCCGCGATCAAACCCCACCCGGCGGTCACCGAGGCCAGCAAAAGGCCGAGGTCGGGAATCTGTCCCGTCGAGAGATACGATTTCGCAGCGGTCGAAACTGCCGCGACGATGGTGAGGACGCCGAGTGCCGTGGTCTTGAAGTTCATAAGCAACTCGCGCAGCGTGTCAAAGCCATGCCCTGCGTCCCAAAATGCGAGAGCCGCCCGTTGCCGAGCGGCCCTGCATTTTTGTGGAACGCTAATGAGGAAATTATGGCTCCTTAAAAGTTTGCATGACTTCCTGCCCGACTTCCGCAAAAGTCCACGGGCAAGGCGTCCAGTCGCTACGCTGCGCGTCTGGGTCGAGAAGGAGAGTTGTAATCGCGCGCATCATCAGGTCATTCCGCCTTTTGCTCCGAGGCGGTCAGTTGCGCCTCGATTGCTTGCATCACGGGCAACACTACAATCGCCGCGTTCGCCCCGCCGGCGCG belongs to Chthoniobacterales bacterium and includes:
- a CDS encoding M15 family metallopeptidase — encoded protein: MFIKVNLFQWLKASFAALRNGRNKTSAPSPLPSSSDLTSPTLPKSSPQRISASTQKPTSATIAPKASDGWQLDPRSARNLATVKPELQTLGRKLLKRLADEGLTFKVTSGARTQAEQDALFAQGRTKPGPVVTWTRRSRHIGGRAIDLTLFHGKNPVWESKHYDRAGEIGESLGLVWGGRWKTPDRPHFELPV